In a genomic window of Phalacrocorax aristotelis chromosome 8, bGulAri2.1, whole genome shotgun sequence:
- the TSHZ3 gene encoding teashirt homolog 3, protein MPRRKQQAPRRAAAYVSDELKAAALVEEDVEPDENAVDGEPSAKYACPEKDFSKNCQSYQNSPAAEFSSHEMDSESHISETSDRMADFESSSIKNEEESKEVSIPLEDSTVSDSLEQMKAVYNNFLSNSYWSNLNLNLHQPISEKNNGSSSSSSSSSSSCGSGSFDWHQTAMAKTLQQVSQSRILPEPSLFSTVQLYRQSSKLYGSIFTGASKFRCKDCSAAYDTLVELTVHMNETGHYRDDNHETDNNNPKRWSKPRKRSLLEMEGKEDAQKVLKCMYCGHSFESLQDLSVHMIKTKHYQKVPLKEPVTPVAAKIIPATRKKASLELELPSSPDSTGGTPKATISDTNDVLQKNSNPYITPNNRYGHQNGASYAWHFEARKSQILKCMECGSSHDTLQELTAHMMVTGHFIKVTNSAMKKGKPIIEAPATPTITSLVDEKIQSVPLAATTFTSPSNTPSSVSPKLNVEIKREVDKERGIADDKMKDKEKSSEDEEKYDISSKYHYLTENDLEESPKGGLDILKSLENTVTSAINKAQNGTPSWGGYPSIHAAYQLPNMMKLSLGSSGKSTPLKPMFGNNELVSPTKNQPLVSPASSQTSPVPKTNFHAMEELVKKVTEKVAKVEEKMKEPEGKLSPMKRATPSPCSSEVSEPLKMESSNDGGFKSQQNSPVSQKDGCKDSPAVEPVENGKEPVKSIVSSLSSSTAIITDHPPEQPFVNPLSALQSVMNIHLGKAAKPSLPALDPMSMLFKMSNSLAEKAAVATPPLPSKKPDHLDRYFYHVNNDQPIDLTKGKSDKSCSLGSALLSSTSTSSASSSSTVTTAKTSAVVSFMSNSPLRENALSDISDMLKNLTESHTSKSSTPSSISEKSDIDGTTIEEPEESTPAQKRKGRQSNWNPQHLLILQAQFAASLRQTSEGKYIMSDLSPQERMHISRFTGLSMTTISHWLANVKYQLRRTGGTKFLKNLDTGHPVFFCNDCASQIRTPSTYISHLESHLGFRLRDLSKLSSEQINNQIAQAKSPSEKLVTSSPEEDIGTSYQCKLCNRTFASKHAVKLHLSKTHGKSPEDHLLYVSELEKQ, encoded by the coding sequence CGTATGTTTCAGATGaactaaaagcagcagcactggtaGAAGAAGATGTGGAACCTGATGAAAATGCAGTTGATGGGGAGCCTTCAGCAAAATATGCATGTCCAGAAAAAGACTTCAGTAAGAACTGCCAAAGCTACCAAAACTCTCCAGCAGCTGAATTTTCTAGCCATGAAATGGACAGTGAATCACATATCAGTGAAACAAGTGACCGCATGGCAGACTTTGAGAGCAGctctattaaaaatgaggaagagagcAAGGAGGTTTCAATACCACTGGAAGACTCTACTGTATCTGATAGTTTAGAACAAATGAAAGCTGTATATAACAACTTTCTCTCCAATTCCTACTGGTCCAATCTCAATTTGAACCTTCACCAGCcgatttcagaaaaaaacaatggtagcagcagcagtagcagcagcagcagtagcagttGTGGAAGTGGCAGCTTTGACTGGCACCAGACTGCTATGGCTAAAACACTGCAGCAAGTTTCTCAGAGCAGAATTCTTCCTGAACCAAGTCTTTTTAGCACAGTTCAATTGTACAGACAAAGCAGTAAGCTTTATGGCTCTATATTTACTGGAGCCAGTAAATTCCGCTGTAAAGACTGCAGTGCAGCCTATGATACTTTAGTAGAATTAACAGTGCACATGAATGAAACGGGACATTATCGAGATGACAACCATGAAACTGATAACAATAACCCCAAAAGATGGTCCAAACCTCGTAAACGTTCTTTGCTTgaaatggaagggaaagaagatgCCCAGAAAGTATTAAAGTGTATGTACTGTGGTCATTCATTTGAATCTCTTCAGGACTTGAGTGTTCATAtgatcaaaacaaaacactaccAAAAAGTGCCTCTAAAGGAACCTGTTACACCAGTAGCAGCAAAAATTATcccagctactagaaagaaagcATCACTGGAGCTTGAACTTCCAAGTTCTCCAGATTCCACAGGTGGGACACCAAAAGCAACAATCTCAGATACTAACGATGTGCTTCAAAAGAATTCTAATCCTTACATTACACCAAATAATCGGTACGGTCACCAGAACGGTGCCAGCTATGCCTGGCACTTTGAGGCGAGGAAGTCTCAAATTCTGAAGTGCATGGAGTGTGGAAGTTCTCATGACACTCTGCAGGAACTTACGGCTCACATGATGGTGACAGGACATTTTATTAAAGTCACTAACTCTGCAATGAAAAAAGGGAAACCAATTATAGAAGCCCCAGCAACACCAACGATAACGTCCTTAGTAGACGAGAAAATCCAGTCTGTGCCACTAGCTGCCACCACTTTTACGTCTCCTTCCAATACACCTTCTAGTGTTTCCCCTAAATtaaatgttgaaataaaaagagaagtaGATAAAGAAAGAGGCATTGCTGATgacaaaatgaaagacaaagaaaagtcAAGTGAAGATGAGGAGAAGTATGATATCTCCTCAAAATACCATTACTTGACTGAAAATGATCTAGAAGAAAGCCCTAAGGGAGGATTAGATATATTGAAGTCTTTAGAAAACACAGTTACATCAGCTATAAACAAAGCCCAGAATGGCACGCCGAGCTGGGGTGGTTACCCCAGTATTCATGCTGCCTATCAGCTGCCTAATATGATGAAGCTGTCATTGGGTTCATCTGGGAAAAGTACACCATTAAAACCTATGTTTGGAAACAATGAACTAGTATCACCGACTAAAAACCAGCCCCTGGTGTCTCCAGCAAGCAGTCAGACATCACCTGTGCCAAAAACAAATTTTCACGCCATGGAAGAATTGGTAAAGAAAGTCACCGAGAAGGTGGctaaagtggaagaaaaaatgaaagagccTGAAGGAAAGCTTTCTCCAATGAAGCGTGCAACACCTTCGCCATGCAGTAGTGAAGTCAGTGAACCCCTTAAGATGGAGTCCTCCAATGATGGTGGCTTTAAAAGCCAGCAGAACAGCCCAGTCTCTCAGAAAGATGGTTGCAAGGATAGTCCAGCTGTAGAACCTGTGGAAAATGGGAAAGAGCCTGTTAAGTCCATTGTAAGTTCTTTAAGTAGCAGCACAGCTATCATTACTGATCACCCTCCCGAACAGCCATTTGTAAATCCATTAAGTGCACTGCAGTCTGTCATGAATATTCACCTTGGGAAGGCAGCAAAGCCATCTTTGCCTGCTTTGGATCCAATGagcatgctttttaaaatgagcaacAGTTTGGCAGAAAAGGCTGCGGTGGCCACCCCACCTCTACCGTCCAAAAAACCAGACCACTTAGACCGTTACTTTTATCATGTCAACAATGACCAACCCATAGATTTGACGAAAGGCAAGAGTGACAAAAGCTGCTCTTTGGGTTCAGCGCTTTTGTCATCCACATCGACATCTTCAGCATCTTCTTCATCTACAGTGACAACAGCAAAGACATCTGCAGTCGTGTCATTCATGTCAAACTCGCCGCTACGCGAGAATGCCTTGTCAGATATATCTGATATGCTGAAGAACCTGACAGAAAGTCACACATCAAAATCTTCCACACCTTCCAGCATATCTGAGAAATCTGACATTGATGGTACTACAATAGAGGAACCAGAAGAGAGTACACCagctcagaaaaggaaaggacgTCAGTCTAACTGGAACCCTCAGCACTTGCTCATACTGCAGGCCCAGTTTGCCGCTAGTTTACGGCAGACTTCAGAGGGAAAATACATCATGTCAGACTTGAGCCCTCAAGAAAGAATGCACATTTCCAGGTTTACGGGACTTTCAATGACCACAATTAGCCACTGGCTAGCCAATGTGAAATACCAGCTCCGAAGGACAGGGGGAACTAAGTTCCTTAAAAATTTGGACACTGGGCACCCAGTGTTCTTTTGTAATGACTGTGCTTCACAGATCAGAACTCCTTCAACTTATATCAGTCATCTTGAATCGCATCTGGGTTTCAGGTTAAGAGACTTGTCCAAACTGTCCAGTGAACAGATTAACAATCAGATAGCACAAGCAAAGTCACCATCTGAAAAACTGGTGACGTCCTCTCCAGAGGAAGATATCGGAACTTCTTATCAGTGCAAACTTTGTAACAGGACTTTTGCAAGCAAGCATGCTGTTAAACTTCATCTTAGTAAAACACATGGGAAGTCACCAGAGGATCATCTCCTGTATGTTTCAGAGTTAGAGAAGCAGTAG